One window of Papaver somniferum cultivar HN1 chromosome 9, ASM357369v1, whole genome shotgun sequence genomic DNA carries:
- the LOC113307754 gene encoding uncharacterized protein LOC113307754, whose product MANQELILGHNRELNFGQLGLEHHNNNHVGYDLGGQINDLDLGHTTEYHDQSFSLQQNYENSHSGLDLCQNQNPEYEHGGSVDEQHQIVIAEQHYDLGFGDDHELVVSDGNELEQNLDLVVHQNQEMGLEASDDLVQQHHLVVSTPVVQSRELGLNPNYELALGQEFPDVKSCRRALRDAAIALHFEIQTVKSDKTRFTAKCASEGCPWRVHAAKLPGVPTFTIRTINEGHTCGGITHLGHQQASVQWVANSVEQRLRENPDYKPKEILEEIHRAHGITLSYKQAWRGKERVMAAVRGSFEEGYRLLPQYCDQIKRTNPGSIASVYANPQDSFFQRLFVSFQASIFGFVNACRPLLGLDRTLLKNKYLGTLLFATGFDGDGALFPLAFGVVDEKSDDNWMWFLSELHNLLEANMENMPMLTIISDS is encoded by the coding sequence aTGGCGAATCAAGAGTTGATACTCGGGCACAACCGAGAATTAAATTTTGGACAGTTGGGTCTTGAGCATCATAATAATAACCATGTGGGTTATGATTTAGGAGGACAGATCAATGATTTGGATTTAGGTCATACGACTGAGTACCATGATCAAAGCTTTAGTTTACAGCAGAATTATGAGAACAGCCACAGTGGATTAGATTTGTGTCAGAATCAAAACCCTGAATATGAACATGGGGGGAGTGTCGATGAGCAGCATCAAATTGTTATTGCTGAGCAACATTATGACTTGGGTTTTGGAGATGACCATGAATTGGTTGTTTCAGATGGGAATGAGCTTGAGCAGAATTTAGACTTAGTTGTGCACCAGAACCAGGAGATGGGTCTTGAAGCTTCTGATGATTTGGTTCAGCAGCATCATTTGGTAGTGAGTACTCCTGTTGTTCAGTCGCGTGAGCTTGGGCTGAATCCTAACTATGAATTGGCTCTTGGACAAGAGTTCCCCGATGTTAAGAGCTGTAGAAGAGCTTTAAGGGATGCAGCAATTGCTCTTCACTTTGAGATACAGACTGTCAAGTCTGATAAGACGCGTTTCACAGCTAAGTGTGCTAGTGAAGGATGTCCATGGAGGGTTCATGCTGCAAAGCTTCCTGGTGTTCCTACCTTCACTATCAGGACCATAAATGAAGGGCATACATGTGGAGGTATCACACATCTTGGTCATCAGCAAGCTTCGGTTCAATGGGTTGCAAACTCTGTTGAACAGCGCCTTAGAGAGAATCCGGATTACAAGCCAAAGGAGATACTCGAAGAGATCCATCGAGCTCATGGGATCACATTATCATACAAGCAAGCATGGAGAGGGAAAGAGCGAGTTATGGCTGCTGTTCGTGGCTCGTTTGAAGAAGGGTATCGCCTCCTTCCCCAGTACTGTGACCAAATTAAACGAACGAATCCAGGGAGTATTGCATCAGTCTACGCAAACCCACAGGATAGCTTCTTTCAGCGTCTTTTTGTTTCATTTCAAGCATCAATCTTTGGTTTTGTGAATGCTTGTCGGCCGTTACTTGGTCTTGATAGAACACTCTTAAAAAACAAGTACCTTGGGACCTTGCTGTTTGCCACTGGTTTTGATGGTGATGGTGCTTTATTTCCTTTGGCTTTTGGAGTAGTTGATGAGAAAAGTGATGATAACTGGATGTGGTTCTTATCCGAGCTTCACAACCTGCTAGAGGCTAATATGGAGAACATGCCAATGCTCACTATCATATCTGATAGCTAG